ATTCAGGAATGCAAAAATGCCCGCAATATGTAACCACCAACAAATTCTTTCAATAGCGATCAGTGTACTATCCGCAAAACCGGAGAATAAGGGACTCAGTAATCCGGAGAAATAAAATGAACCGGTGGACGGGTAATGACTATCACCTCTTGCCTGTAATACAAGATCAGTTGCATTCATGGTCAGGAAAAGGCTCATGAGAATGATCTCTGTGATCAGGATATAATTTGCATCCGATCTGGGCCATCCATTTAAATCTTTACTGATAAAGCGTTTGAGTTTGAGGATATTTCTACGCGATAAGAAAACGATACAGACCAGGATCACACCTACCGCCAAGAACTCAAATGCATTGATCAGCCAATTGTACAATGACCCCAAAGGCGCTGCAAACAATCGATGCTTTCCTAAGATACCATCCAATACGATCTCTAATACTTCCAGATTGATGATGATAAATCCGGCATAGATCACGAAATGCATGATCGCGACCAACGGATTCGAAAACATTTTTTTCTGTCCTAATGCCAGTAGTAACAGGTTTCTCCAGCGTAGGGCAGGTTGATCATTGAGTGATTCCTCTTTCCCCAAAAAAATATTACGTCGTATTTGCCCTGCTTTACGAGCGAATAACCAAATGGATACGGCGGCCAGGGCCACAAAAAGGATTTGCTGGAGATATTGCATACAATCGGTCTTAAGGTGCTAAGATAGCAGTTTTGCTTGGTTGCAAATGGGATTGTTGATTGCTTTTAATGTTCCTACATTTGAACATAAATCACAGGTATGAGTAACCGGAATTATATCCTAACCAAGGATGCAGCAGCACGTAAGCTGCACAGGATGGCATTGGAATTGGCTGAACAATTAAATGGGGATGATGCACCTCTGATTATTTTGGGTATTCGGAACAGTGGTATGGTGATCGCAGAAAAGATCGCTGAGCATCTGAAAAAATATATATCCAATAATATACAGACTGCTTCCATTACATTGGACAAAGTAGCTCCAATGGAAGTGACTGTAAGTGCCCCCATCGATTTTACCGGATTGCATGTGGTGATCACAGATGATGTCACGAATAGTGGCAGAACCCTGTTGTTTGCACTAAAACCCTTACTCAATTATCATCCTAAAACCATTCAAACCCTTGTACTAGTAGAAAGGATGCACAAAATGTTTCCTGTTAAACCTGATTATGTTGGGTTGTCAGTTTCTACAACACTGCAAGATCATATTCAAGTAGAAGTAAAGGATGGTGAGGTGACAGGCGCATATATTTCCTGAGATAAGGATTTGTGATCTGACGATCCTTTCCACCTGCATGTTTACCCATGAAAATTGGGAAAATATTGATAAACTTGCTCAACAATCAAAGCAATCATTTCAAAATCCGCCTTATATGGATGCTAGAATACAAGAGAAAGTGAATACCTGGCTTTCAGGTAACTATGATGAGACAACCAAGGAAGCTATTCGACAGATGCCGGCTGATGAGCAGGCAGATGCTTTTTATCGTAACCTTGAATTTGGTACGGGTGGATTAAGAGGTATCATGGGTGTGGGTACCAATCGTGTGAATAAATACACGATCGGAATGGCCACACAAGGCTTTGCGAACTATTTGAAAAAGACATACCCGAATCAGGAGATCAAAGTCTCTATTGGACATGATAGCCGCAATAACAGCCGTTTTTTTGCTGAAACCACTGCCAATGTATTCGCTGCCAATGGTATCAAAGTATTTCTCTTTGAAGCGTTACGACCAACTCCTGAATTGAGTTTTTCGATCAGACATTTAGGATGTCATGCAGGGGTCGTATGTACAGCATCGCATAATCCTAAAGAATACAATGGATACAAAGCCTATTGGAATGATGGGGGACAATTAGTGCCACCACATGATAAAAACGTGATCAAAGAGGTAGAAGCCATTACCAGTGTTGATGAAGTATTGTGGGAAGGCGGAGAGAATAATATTACGCTGATGGGTGCTGATATGGATCAGGCCTATCTGAAAATGGTGAAAGGTCTCAGTGTCTATCCCGACGTGATCGCAGCGCAACATGATCTGAAGATTGTATATACGCCCATACATGGAACGGGTATAACATTGGTGCCGGATGTTTTAAAAGCGTTCGGATTTACCAATGTAACAGTGGTAGAAGAACAAGCTAAACCAGATGGTAATTTTCCAACAGTGATCTATCCAAATCCGGAAGAAAGTGAAACCATGAGTATCGGTTTGCAAAAAGCAAAAGAAATGGATGCCGATATTTTATTGGGTACGGATCCTGATGCAGACAGGGTAGGGATCGGTGTAAAAAATCACAAAGGTGAGTGGGTACTGATGAATGGAAATCAGACCGCAGTACTTGCATTTGCTTATATGATCGAAGCCCGTAAAACAAAAGGGATCGCTCAGCCAAATGATATGGTGATCTCTACGATCGTAACTTCTGAGATGATCAATGAAGTGGCCAGACAAAATCAGGTAGCTTGTTATAATGTTCTTACAGGTTTTAAATGGATTGCTGAATTGATCAAAGAGAAAGAAGGAAAAGAAAACTATGTGATCGGTGGAGAAGAGAGTTTTGGTTTGATGATCGGAGATAAGATCCGGGATAAAGATGCTGTCAGTGCAGTTGCTTTGATGTGTGAAATGGCAGCTTATGAAAAAGCAAAAGGCAGAACCTTATTCGATAAAATGATCGAATTGTACATACAGTATGGTTTTTACTATGAAAACCTTATTAGTATCACCAAGAAGGGAATGAATGGACAAAAAGAGATCGCTGAAATGATGGAGAACTACCGAAATCAGCCTCCATCTTCTATTGATGGTTCTCCGGTGATCACATTATTGGATTACGATCTTCAGAAAGGTAAGAATCTGGTTACGGGTGAAGAGTGGACCATCAATCTGCCGAAAAGTAATGTACTGCAGTTCATTACAGAAGATGGCAGTAAGATCTCAGCGCGTCCTTCCGGTACAGAACCTAAGATCAAATTTTATTTCAGTGTGAATACTGCATTGAAAAATAAAGCTGACTTTGATGCAACTTATGCATCACTGCAACAGAAGATTGATCGAATCATCGCTGATATGAAATTGAAATAAATGAAAAGGGCATCTAAATAGCAGATGCCCTTTTCATTTATTTTAATTGGTTAAGATCTTAATGATTGACCTGGTCTGTTTCAACACTTTATTTTCGATTGATCTTTAAATATTTGAATTCACCGTTTTGGATGGGGAACTCACCTGTTTTAGCGCCGTACTGGTCGAATGTGAAATAAGTAAACTGGAATGTTCCATTGATGTAATCTGCACCGATCTTATTCAAGAATAAAGTGCCACTCTGAGAAAAATGGTATTGTATACGTGTTGAATTTACTTTATCATTCACTTCCATAAAGTAGGCGGGTCTATTCGTGCTAAGGGTGATCGTTTTATTTTCTGTATAATTATCTCTTGTAAAATCTTCGATAATAAATTGAATCAGTGTGCTACTATCCGCATTGATTTTTTTCTCAGCAGAGATTCTCAACATAAATGGACCACCTTGTACCAACTGCTCCGAAGTAGCAATAACAGTATCAGGTATAAAAGCTTGAGTGCCGGCAATGGTAGCTTTAAAACTGCTAGCGGGTGGTGTGTAAGGGGTTGGCTTGGTGGTCTCTTTTTCGCAAGCCACCAGGAAACCTGCGATACTTAATAATGCTATGATCTTTTTCATGTTATTTTTTTGCAATGCTAAGCATGGCTTGTTGTTGCAAAAGAGTGCTTTGTATCTGCGGTTTTATTTGTCTATTAAAGGTTTTTCGCATCACATGAATATGTGGGAAAATTATCATTTTGATTTTTCTTTTCACAGCGGAGGAAAACAGAACGGACAGCCATAGGGAAACAGTATATTCGTAACGCTTATGAAACCAAAACTAGAAGATACATACCAGCATAAAGGATTGAGGCGTCAGTTGATTCAATTACTTCGTGATAAGGGAATTACTGATGAGGCTGTGCTTGACGCAATGAACAATATACCCCGCCACTTTTTTCTGGATTCTGCCTTTGATAAAATTGCTTATGAGGACCGTGCTTTTCCAATAGGGGAAGGGCAAACCATTTCACAGCCGTATACGGTAGCTTATCAGACTCAATTATTGAAAGTGAGTAAGATGGAGAAAGTGTTGGAGATCGGGACAGGAAGTATGTACCAGTCTACGGTACTGGCTGAGATGGGAGCAAAAGTGTACACCATTGAGCGACAAAAAAAATTATATGATCAACATAGTTCCTATGTCTTCAAAATGAAATATCCGAATCTGAAATTTTTCTTTGGAGATGGCTTTGAAGGCTTACCTGCATTTCAACCCTATGATAAAATACTGATTACGGCCGCTGCTCCATTTATTCCTCCGAAACTGGTGCAGCAATTAAAA
Above is a genomic segment from Sediminibacterium sp. KACHI17 containing:
- a CDS encoding protein-L-isoaspartate(D-aspartate) O-methyltransferase; the encoded protein is MKPKLEDTYQHKGLRRQLIQLLRDKGITDEAVLDAMNNIPRHFFLDSAFDKIAYEDRAFPIGEGQTISQPYTVAYQTQLLKVSKMEKVLEIGTGSMYQSTVLAEMGAKVYTIERQKKLYDQHSSYVFKMKYPNLKFFFGDGFEGLPAFQPYDKILITAAAPFIPPKLVQQLKVGGVMVLPVDEGENQRMLRLTKLQDGSLQEEAFEEFSFVPMLTGKNR
- a CDS encoding (Fe-S)-binding protein, producing MQYLQQILFVALAAVSIWLFARKAGQIRRNIFLGKEESLNDQPALRWRNLLLLALGQKKMFSNPLVAIMHFVIYAGFIIINLEVLEIVLDGILGKHRLFAAPLGSLYNWLINAFEFLAVGVILVCIVFLSRRNILKLKRFISKDLNGWPRSDANYILITEIILMSLFLTMNATDLVLQARGDSHYPSTGSFYFSGLLSPLFSGFADSTLIAIERICWWLHIAGIFAFLNYLPYSKHLHIMLAFPNAYYARLESSGKMKNMPSVQNEVLYAMQPELAPTDAAPPARFGAKDVFDLSWKNLLDAYSCTECGRCTAACPANTTGKLLSPRKIMMATRDRLEEVGRNIDANKSFQDDGKSLLHDYISVEELRACTTCNACVEECPVSISPLEIITELRRSLIMEESNAPQEWNGMFSNTENNFAPWKFSPEERDQWATQ
- a CDS encoding phosphoribosyltransferase family protein → MSNRNYILTKDAAARKLHRMALELAEQLNGDDAPLIILGIRNSGMVIAEKIAEHLKKYISNNIQTASITLDKVAPMEVTVSAPIDFTGLHVVITDDVTNSGRTLLFALKPLLNYHPKTIQTLVLVERMHKMFPVKPDYVGLSVSTTLQDHIQVEVKDGEVTGAYIS
- a CDS encoding phospho-sugar mutase, whose translation is MDARIQEKVNTWLSGNYDETTKEAIRQMPADEQADAFYRNLEFGTGGLRGIMGVGTNRVNKYTIGMATQGFANYLKKTYPNQEIKVSIGHDSRNNSRFFAETTANVFAANGIKVFLFEALRPTPELSFSIRHLGCHAGVVCTASHNPKEYNGYKAYWNDGGQLVPPHDKNVIKEVEAITSVDEVLWEGGENNITLMGADMDQAYLKMVKGLSVYPDVIAAQHDLKIVYTPIHGTGITLVPDVLKAFGFTNVTVVEEQAKPDGNFPTVIYPNPEESETMSIGLQKAKEMDADILLGTDPDADRVGIGVKNHKGEWVLMNGNQTAVLAFAYMIEARKTKGIAQPNDMVISTIVTSEMINEVARQNQVACYNVLTGFKWIAELIKEKEGKENYVIGGEESFGLMIGDKIRDKDAVSAVALMCEMAAYEKAKGRTLFDKMIELYIQYGFYYENLISITKKGMNGQKEIAEMMENYRNQPPSSIDGSPVITLLDYDLQKGKNLVTGEEWTINLPKSNVLQFITEDGSKISARPSGTEPKIKFYFSVNTALKNKADFDATYASLQQKIDRIIADMKLK